Proteins from a genomic interval of Xiphophorus hellerii strain 12219 unplaced genomic scaffold, Xiphophorus_hellerii-4.1 PGA_scaffold_57__1_contigs__length_250000, whole genome shotgun sequence:
- the fbxl6 gene encoding F-box/LRR-repeat protein 6 isoform X2 — MHLGSAAAFRASIRKAAAMDASAQSGGAGGDATARKPAPKRKAGKKARKAKKARVSRPAFTIQQGEDMLLYISNTSSQSEGLLWTSRRKKVPKAKLLKNQKKKKKTVCPKSRLERKAVKEEEDNRFPEEDRWGQLLPEEVLVNIFQMLVVQDGAVPFLCRVSRVCRLWNAAAATLTLWRKVAVSQCWIQPARGQTEKTSNRIKETFTWLAQNRFSQLRDFTLCHWATSVDFALETVSEFCPHLRSVHLSYCRGVTGSGLHSLGLHSRTLQRLNLQHSEFQVEGLVDFLEEHGKQIRQMLFTRSHRNDKVLAAIAKGFCPDLELLEVNKKLDSKDTELSVCFQSLQKACPKLKIFRMFNIQIQHKAMRKRDESEAGFPLLDEFCIANTEYSYITDQVLRDVLFGSTRLRVLDLRGSTRITTFGLAQLPCSKLECLFWGQYFTKNIGFTSVKKNLQLLMEKWGPTLQQLDITNQPFTEADLEVALTFLAQVAEADTLLSLNLSGTKITAQALRPVIEQMTALGYLNLSSCRNLPRGVKKIYRSQEEIRELLANLN, encoded by the exons ATGCATCTTGGGtctgctgcagcttttagaGCTAGCATCAGAAAAG CAGCAGCGATGGACGCCTCAGCCCAGAGTGGAGGAGCGGGTGGCGACGCAACGGCGAGGAAACCAGCGCCGAAAAGGAAGGCGGGCAAAAAAGCAAGGAAAGCCAAAAAGGCCAGAGTGTCCCGACCCGCATTCACCATCCAGCAGGGCGAAGACATGCTTCTCTACATATCCAATACTTCGTCTCAGTCTGAAGGCTTGCTTTGGACTAGCAGGAGGAAAAAAGTTCCCAAAGCAAAGTTGCTTAAGaatcagaaaaagaagaaaaaaacagtctgtCCTAAATCTAGACTGGAAAGGAAAGCAGTGAAGGAGGAAGAAGACAACAGGTTTCCTGAGGAGGACAGGTGGGGACAGCTTTTACCTGAGGAGGTGCTGGTCAACATCTTCCAGATGTTGGTTGTTCAGGACGGCGCGGTGCCTTTCCTATGCAg GGTCAGCAGAGTCTGTCGCCTGTGGAACGCCGCCGCCGCCACTTTGACTCTGTGGAGGAAGGTGGCGGTAAGTCAGTGCTGGATCCAACCAGCGAGAGGTCAGACCGAGAAGACCTCAAACAGGATAAAGGAGACATTTACCTGGCTGGCCCAAAACAG ATTCTCCCAGCTGCGTGACTTCACTCTCTGTCACTGGGCAACCAGCGTTGACTTCGCTTTAGAG ACTGTCTCAGAGTTTTGTCCTCACCTGCGTTCAGTCCACCTGTCTTACTGCAGAGGTGTGACAGGCAGCGGCCTGCACAGCTTGGGCCTGCACAGCCGCACCCTGCAGCGCCTCAACCTGCAGCATTCAGAG TTTCAGGTGGAGGGACTGGTGGACTTCCTGGAGGAACATGGGAAGCAGATTAGGCAGATGCTCTTCACCCGCAGCCACAGGAATGACAAAGTCCTGGCAGCAATTGCT AAAGGATTTTGTCCTGATCTGGAGCTGCTGGAAGTTAATAAGAAGCTGGACAGTAAAGACACAGAACTGTCTGTTTGCTTTCAGTCGCTACAGAAGGCCTGTCCCAAACTGAAG ATTTTCCGGATGTTTAACATCCAAATTCAGCACAAGGCGATGCGTAAAAGAGACGAGTCAGAAGCCGGATTCCCGCTGCTGGATGAGTTTTGTATCGCCAATACGGAGTATTCCTACATAACTGACCAGGTTCTGCGGGACGTTCTGTTCGGCTCCACCAGACTGCGAGTGCTGGACCTACGAGGCTCCACACGGATCACGACTTTTGGTCTGGCCCAGTTACCGTGTTCAA agCTTGAGTGTTTGTTCTGGGGTCaatattttactaaaaacatCGGATTCACGTCAGTGAAGAAGAACCTTCAGCTGCTGATGGAGAAGTGGGGTCCGACGCTGCAGCAGCTCGACATCACCAATCAGCCATTTACCGAGGCCGACCTGGAGGTGGCGCTGACGTTCCTCGCTCAGGTTGCTGAAGCTGACACGCTGCTCTCGTTGAACCTCAGTGGCACCAAGATAACAGCGCAGGCTCTCAG
- the fbxl6 gene encoding F-box/LRR-repeat protein 6 isoform X1: MSNQLIFCFCVLPADRCCSGTIKIRTAAAMDASAQSGGAGGDATARKPAPKRKAGKKARKAKKARVSRPAFTIQQGEDMLLYISNTSSQSEGLLWTSRRKKVPKAKLLKNQKKKKKTVCPKSRLERKAVKEEEDNRFPEEDRWGQLLPEEVLVNIFQMLVVQDGAVPFLCRVSRVCRLWNAAAATLTLWRKVAVSQCWIQPARGQTEKTSNRIKETFTWLAQNRFSQLRDFTLCHWATSVDFALETVSEFCPHLRSVHLSYCRGVTGSGLHSLGLHSRTLQRLNLQHSEFQVEGLVDFLEEHGKQIRQMLFTRSHRNDKVLAAIAKGFCPDLELLEVNKKLDSKDTELSVCFQSLQKACPKLKIFRMFNIQIQHKAMRKRDESEAGFPLLDEFCIANTEYSYITDQVLRDVLFGSTRLRVLDLRGSTRITTFGLAQLPCSKLECLFWGQYFTKNIGFTSVKKNLQLLMEKWGPTLQQLDITNQPFTEADLEVALTFLAQVAEADTLLSLNLSGTKITAQALRPVIEQMTALGYLNLSSCRNLPRGVKKIYRSQEEIRELLANLN; this comes from the exons ATGTCTAATcaattaattttctgtttttgtgtcctTCCTGCTGACCGCTGCTGTTCTGGGACGATTAAAATCAGGACAGCAGCAGCGATGGACGCCTCAGCCCAGAGTGGAGGAGCGGGTGGCGACGCAACGGCGAGGAAACCAGCGCCGAAAAGGAAGGCGGGCAAAAAAGCAAGGAAAGCCAAAAAGGCCAGAGTGTCCCGACCCGCATTCACCATCCAGCAGGGCGAAGACATGCTTCTCTACATATCCAATACTTCGTCTCAGTCTGAAGGCTTGCTTTGGACTAGCAGGAGGAAAAAAGTTCCCAAAGCAAAGTTGCTTAAGaatcagaaaaagaagaaaaaaacagtctgtCCTAAATCTAGACTGGAAAGGAAAGCAGTGAAGGAGGAAGAAGACAACAGGTTTCCTGAGGAGGACAGGTGGGGACAGCTTTTACCTGAGGAGGTGCTGGTCAACATCTTCCAGATGTTGGTTGTTCAGGACGGCGCGGTGCCTTTCCTATGCAg GGTCAGCAGAGTCTGTCGCCTGTGGAACGCCGCCGCCGCCACTTTGACTCTGTGGAGGAAGGTGGCGGTAAGTCAGTGCTGGATCCAACCAGCGAGAGGTCAGACCGAGAAGACCTCAAACAGGATAAAGGAGACATTTACCTGGCTGGCCCAAAACAG ATTCTCCCAGCTGCGTGACTTCACTCTCTGTCACTGGGCAACCAGCGTTGACTTCGCTTTAGAG ACTGTCTCAGAGTTTTGTCCTCACCTGCGTTCAGTCCACCTGTCTTACTGCAGAGGTGTGACAGGCAGCGGCCTGCACAGCTTGGGCCTGCACAGCCGCACCCTGCAGCGCCTCAACCTGCAGCATTCAGAG TTTCAGGTGGAGGGACTGGTGGACTTCCTGGAGGAACATGGGAAGCAGATTAGGCAGATGCTCTTCACCCGCAGCCACAGGAATGACAAAGTCCTGGCAGCAATTGCT AAAGGATTTTGTCCTGATCTGGAGCTGCTGGAAGTTAATAAGAAGCTGGACAGTAAAGACACAGAACTGTCTGTTTGCTTTCAGTCGCTACAGAAGGCCTGTCCCAAACTGAAG ATTTTCCGGATGTTTAACATCCAAATTCAGCACAAGGCGATGCGTAAAAGAGACGAGTCAGAAGCCGGATTCCCGCTGCTGGATGAGTTTTGTATCGCCAATACGGAGTATTCCTACATAACTGACCAGGTTCTGCGGGACGTTCTGTTCGGCTCCACCAGACTGCGAGTGCTGGACCTACGAGGCTCCACACGGATCACGACTTTTGGTCTGGCCCAGTTACCGTGTTCAA agCTTGAGTGTTTGTTCTGGGGTCaatattttactaaaaacatCGGATTCACGTCAGTGAAGAAGAACCTTCAGCTGCTGATGGAGAAGTGGGGTCCGACGCTGCAGCAGCTCGACATCACCAATCAGCCATTTACCGAGGCCGACCTGGAGGTGGCGCTGACGTTCCTCGCTCAGGTTGCTGAAGCTGACACGCTGCTCTCGTTGAACCTCAGTGGCACCAAGATAACAGCGCAGGCTCTCAG
- the fbxl6 gene encoding F-box/LRR-repeat protein 6 isoform X3, translating into MDASAQSGGAGGDATARKPAPKRKAGKKARKAKKARVSRPAFTIQQGEDMLLYISNTSSQSEGLLWTSRRKKVPKAKLLKNQKKKKKTVCPKSRLERKAVKEEEDNRFPEEDRWGQLLPEEVLVNIFQMLVVQDGAVPFLCRVSRVCRLWNAAAATLTLWRKVAVSQCWIQPARGQTEKTSNRIKETFTWLAQNRFSQLRDFTLCHWATSVDFALETVSEFCPHLRSVHLSYCRGVTGSGLHSLGLHSRTLQRLNLQHSEFQVEGLVDFLEEHGKQIRQMLFTRSHRNDKVLAAIAKGFCPDLELLEVNKKLDSKDTELSVCFQSLQKACPKLKIFRMFNIQIQHKAMRKRDESEAGFPLLDEFCIANTEYSYITDQVLRDVLFGSTRLRVLDLRGSTRITTFGLAQLPCSKLECLFWGQYFTKNIGFTSVKKNLQLLMEKWGPTLQQLDITNQPFTEADLEVALTFLAQVAEADTLLSLNLSGTKITAQALRPVIEQMTALGYLNLSSCRNLPRGVKKIYRSQEEIRELLANLN; encoded by the exons ATGGACGCCTCAGCCCAGAGTGGAGGAGCGGGTGGCGACGCAACGGCGAGGAAACCAGCGCCGAAAAGGAAGGCGGGCAAAAAAGCAAGGAAAGCCAAAAAGGCCAGAGTGTCCCGACCCGCATTCACCATCCAGCAGGGCGAAGACATGCTTCTCTACATATCCAATACTTCGTCTCAGTCTGAAGGCTTGCTTTGGACTAGCAGGAGGAAAAAAGTTCCCAAAGCAAAGTTGCTTAAGaatcagaaaaagaagaaaaaaacagtctgtCCTAAATCTAGACTGGAAAGGAAAGCAGTGAAGGAGGAAGAAGACAACAGGTTTCCTGAGGAGGACAGGTGGGGACAGCTTTTACCTGAGGAGGTGCTGGTCAACATCTTCCAGATGTTGGTTGTTCAGGACGGCGCGGTGCCTTTCCTATGCAg GGTCAGCAGAGTCTGTCGCCTGTGGAACGCCGCCGCCGCCACTTTGACTCTGTGGAGGAAGGTGGCGGTAAGTCAGTGCTGGATCCAACCAGCGAGAGGTCAGACCGAGAAGACCTCAAACAGGATAAAGGAGACATTTACCTGGCTGGCCCAAAACAG ATTCTCCCAGCTGCGTGACTTCACTCTCTGTCACTGGGCAACCAGCGTTGACTTCGCTTTAGAG ACTGTCTCAGAGTTTTGTCCTCACCTGCGTTCAGTCCACCTGTCTTACTGCAGAGGTGTGACAGGCAGCGGCCTGCACAGCTTGGGCCTGCACAGCCGCACCCTGCAGCGCCTCAACCTGCAGCATTCAGAG TTTCAGGTGGAGGGACTGGTGGACTTCCTGGAGGAACATGGGAAGCAGATTAGGCAGATGCTCTTCACCCGCAGCCACAGGAATGACAAAGTCCTGGCAGCAATTGCT AAAGGATTTTGTCCTGATCTGGAGCTGCTGGAAGTTAATAAGAAGCTGGACAGTAAAGACACAGAACTGTCTGTTTGCTTTCAGTCGCTACAGAAGGCCTGTCCCAAACTGAAG ATTTTCCGGATGTTTAACATCCAAATTCAGCACAAGGCGATGCGTAAAAGAGACGAGTCAGAAGCCGGATTCCCGCTGCTGGATGAGTTTTGTATCGCCAATACGGAGTATTCCTACATAACTGACCAGGTTCTGCGGGACGTTCTGTTCGGCTCCACCAGACTGCGAGTGCTGGACCTACGAGGCTCCACACGGATCACGACTTTTGGTCTGGCCCAGTTACCGTGTTCAA agCTTGAGTGTTTGTTCTGGGGTCaatattttactaaaaacatCGGATTCACGTCAGTGAAGAAGAACCTTCAGCTGCTGATGGAGAAGTGGGGTCCGACGCTGCAGCAGCTCGACATCACCAATCAGCCATTTACCGAGGCCGACCTGGAGGTGGCGCTGACGTTCCTCGCTCAGGTTGCTGAAGCTGACACGCTGCTCTCGTTGAACCTCAGTGGCACCAAGATAACAGCGCAGGCTCTCAG